One Tolypothrix bouteillei VB521301 DNA window includes the following coding sequences:
- a CDS encoding DUF362 domain-containing protein: MPTQTPSVSLIRATSYERNTLRESLETLLEPLGGITAFVKPGNRVLLKPNLLTGARPGKECTTRPELVYAVAQMVIEAGGKPFLGDSPAFGSARGVAVASGYLPVLEELKLPVVEFHGHRYQTVSEEFNHLLLSKEAMEADVTINLPKVKSHVQLVLTLGVKNLFGCVPGKMKAWWHMEAGKDANRFAEMLVETARVINPDLTIVDGIIGHEGNGPSGGEPRALGILGASSDIFALDRAIVEILNVQPEQVPTIAASKRLGLVGTLDEMYFPNLHPGLLKIEDWRLPDKFVPIDFGMPRVIKSTFKHLYIKFIKEPMSAYKA; encoded by the coding sequence ATGCCAACTCAAACACCATCCGTTAGCTTAATTCGCGCCACTTCATACGAACGCAACACGCTCCGAGAGTCATTGGAAACACTGCTAGAACCCTTGGGAGGAATAACGGCGTTTGTGAAACCGGGGAACCGAGTCTTACTCAAACCCAACTTGCTGACAGGCGCACGTCCTGGGAAAGAGTGTACCACTCGTCCCGAACTGGTTTATGCCGTAGCCCAAATGGTGATAGAAGCTGGTGGCAAACCCTTTTTAGGTGATAGCCCTGCTTTTGGTAGTGCTAGAGGAGTAGCAGTAGCAAGCGGATATCTGCCAGTTTTAGAAGAACTCAAATTGCCAGTAGTTGAATTTCACGGACATCGCTATCAAACAGTCAGCGAAGAGTTTAACCACCTGCTGCTGTCTAAAGAAGCAATGGAAGCAGATGTTACGATCAACTTACCCAAGGTAAAGTCACACGTTCAGTTGGTACTTACCTTAGGAGTCAAAAACTTGTTTGGCTGCGTTCCGGGTAAAATGAAAGCCTGGTGGCATATGGAAGCAGGAAAAGATGCAAACCGATTTGCTGAAATGTTGGTGGAAACAGCTAGGGTTATCAATCCCGACTTAACCATTGTAGACGGCATTATCGGTCATGAAGGCAACGGTCCGAGTGGAGGAGAACCTCGTGCGTTGGGAATTTTAGGAGCATCATCAGATATTTTTGCTTTAGATAGAGCAATAGTGGAAATTTTGAACGTTCAACCAGAACAAGTACCAACTATTGCTGCGTCCAAGCGGTTGGGGTTAGTTGGTACACTTGATGAGATGTACTTTCCCAATCTGCATCCCGGTTTGTTAAAGATAGAGGATTGGCGTTTACCCGATAAGTTCGTACCCATTGACTTTGGTATGCCTCGCGTTATCAAGTCTACCTTCAAACATCTTTACATTAAATTTATCAAAGAACCCATGAGCGCTTATAAGGCATGA